The following are encoded in a window of Aerococcus sanguinicola genomic DNA:
- a CDS encoding DUF3800 domain-containing protein: MQLFVDESGSINRKKNPDGRYFVMAFVQTDRPDHVAEIFRRNKQSYLDKSQSKKTADEEIKGSNMPDGMKAQIFKALRDETDAVFHYLVIDNFQVYPNLLRKPSLTFNYFVGLAIKEIAGHRQNEKENLQMMIDNRNQALRSLNSLEEYLQIIMTIEKRWLHDVHVEYKDSQDENMIQVADIFANTVFRVCRSEAHGKSNPDNQALLKLCRIGKTRFFPRGKSELSLFE; the protein is encoded by the coding sequence ATGCAACTATTTGTCGATGAATCAGGGTCGATCAACCGCAAAAAGAACCCAGACGGTCGTTATTTTGTTATGGCCTTTGTGCAGACCGACCGTCCCGACCATGTCGCAGAGATCTTTCGCCGCAATAAGCAGTCCTATCTGGATAAGTCCCAGTCGAAAAAGACCGCCGATGAAGAGATCAAGGGGTCCAATATGCCGGATGGGATGAAGGCGCAGATCTTCAAGGCCCTGCGGGATGAGACAGATGCGGTCTTCCACTATTTGGTGATCGATAATTTTCAAGTCTACCCCAATCTCCTGCGTAAACCCTCTCTGACCTTCAATTATTTCGTTGGCTTGGCCATCAAGGAAATTGCGGGCCACCGCCAAAATGAAAAAGAAAACCTGCAGATGATGATCGATAACCGCAACCAGGCCTTGCGGTCGCTGAATTCACTGGAGGAATACCTGCAGATTATCATGACCATCGAAAAGCGCTGGCTCCACGATGTCCATGTCGAGTACAAGGACTCCCAAGATGAGAACATGATCCAAGTCGCGGATATCTTCGCCAACACCGTCTTCCGGGTCTGCCGCAGCGAAGCCCATGGCAAGTCCAATCCCGACAACCAAGCCCTCCTCAAACTCTGCCGCATCGGCAAAACGCGCTTCTTCCCGCGAGGTAAGAGTGAATTGAGTTTATTTGAATAA
- a CDS encoding class I SAM-dependent methyltransferase: MAIFDDQAKDYDRWYDKPMGKFVDKVETDLAFSLLTVQPGMRVLDAGCGTGNYSIKLAKHGAEVVGIDISQGMLDQAEANVQAENLEVDFQLMDMQDLAFEDNSFDAVLSMTAIEFVEDLDALYREFRRVVKPGGQILLGSITKSGAWGQAYASKGGDIYSQAHFRDLTDLRSLDETNLVDTAEGLFVLPNSDPAKLSSDLEMSLSEKGRAASFACVLFEKADRV; the protein is encoded by the coding sequence ATGGCAATTTTTGATGACCAAGCCAAGGATTATGATCGATGGTACGATAAGCCCATGGGGAAATTTGTGGATAAGGTAGAGACCGACCTGGCCTTTTCCTTGTTGACAGTCCAGCCAGGCATGCGAGTCCTCGATGCGGGCTGTGGGACTGGGAATTACAGTATCAAATTGGCCAAGCACGGGGCAGAGGTTGTGGGGATCGATATTTCCCAGGGCATGTTGGACCAGGCGGAGGCGAATGTTCAAGCGGAGAACTTGGAGGTAGACTTCCAGCTGATGGACATGCAGGACCTGGCCTTTGAGGATAATTCTTTCGATGCCGTTCTGTCCATGACTGCCATTGAATTCGTGGAGGACCTGGACGCCCTCTACCGGGAATTCCGCCGGGTGGTGAAGCCGGGTGGCCAGATCTTACTGGGATCCATTACCAAGTCTGGGGCTTGGGGTCAAGCCTATGCCAGTAAGGGTGGGGACATCTACAGCCAGGCGCATTTTCGTGATTTGACAGACTTGAGAAGCTTGGATGAAACTAACCTGGTGGATACGGCGGAGGGCCTCTTTGTCCTCCCTAATTCGGATCCGGCTAAGCTGTCTAGTGACTTGGAGATGAGCCTGTCGGAGAAGGGCCGGGCCGCAAGTTTTGCTTGTGTCCTCTTCGAGAAGGCGGACCGGGTCTAA